In Gossypium arboreum isolate Shixiya-1 chromosome 6, ASM2569848v2, whole genome shotgun sequence, the following are encoded in one genomic region:
- the LOC108486785 gene encoding two-pore potassium channel 3 isoform X1, whose amino-acid sequence MENDPLLLYASPRKKPTPPTPLFPLPEHDEVSLPVSLTPSELKDRLIFGPSPPPSSFSPIDSSPIFDALASSLQSPRPSSSSSPPQDTVVNLQDPLLQPTQLNSPTPAPASWLIDPDFIWEKSNLHRSKTAPAMAVLNDVIRSSIPKPQLGSQSIVRQAFVLLVLYLTLGVVIFWFNRHNFLGNETHPVVDALYFCIVTMCTIGYGDIIPNSVATKLFSILFVLVGFGFIDILLSGMVSYVLDLQESYLLRTVEHEGQKKDSARSYIIDVKKGRMRIRMKVGLALGVVVLCIGIGVGVMHFVERLGWLDAFYLSVMSVTTVGYGDRAFKTLPGRIFAAIWLLVSTLAVARAFLYLAEARVDKRHRTMAKWVLGQDMTVSEFLAADIDNNGFVSKSEFVIYKLKEMGKVSEKDIMQISEKFDRLDAGNCGKITLADLMEHHH is encoded by the exons ATGGAAAATGATCCTTTGCTTCTGTATGCAAGTCCCCGGAAGAAACCAACGCCGCCCACACCTCTCTTTCCCCTCCCTGAACACGATGAAGTCTCTCTCCCTGTCTCTTTAACTCCATCTGAGCTTAAAGATAGACTCATCTTTggtccttctcctcctccttcttCCTTTTCTCCCATTGATTCTTCTCCCATCTTTGATGCCTTAGCTTCATCTCTTCAATCCCCCcgaccttcttcttcttcttctcctcctcaAGACACTGTTGTAAATCTCCAAGACCCTCTTTTGCAGCCAACCCAACTTAATTCACCCACTCCAGCACCAGCTTCATGGTTAATTGACCCAGATTTCATATGGGAAAAATCCAATCTTCACAGGTCCAAAACGGCACCTGCCATGGCTGTTTTAAATGATGTCATCCGCTCTTCAATTCCCAAACCTCAACTGGGGTCTCAATCCATTGTAAGACAAGCTTTTGTGCTTTTAGTCTTGTATTTAACTTTGGGTGTTGTTATCTTTTGGTTTAATAGGCATAATTTCTTGGGTAATGAAACTCACCCGGTTGTCGATGCATTGTATTTTTGTATTGTGACAATGTGCACAATTGGATACGGTGATATTATCCCTAATAGTGTGGCAACCAAGTTGTTTTCAATATTATTTGTGTTGGTCGGATTCGGTTTTATTGATATTTTGCTTAGTGGGATGGTTAGCTATGTACTTGATTTGCAGGAGAGTTATTTGTTGAGAACTGTTGAACATGAGGGTCAAAAGAAGGACTCTGCGAGATCTTATATAATTGATGTCAAAAAGGGGAGGATGAGGATAAGAATGAAGGTGGGATTGGCATTAGGAGTTGTGGTTCTTTGTATTGGAATTGGTGTTGGTGTTATGCATTTTGTTGAGAGGCTTGGGTGGTTGGATGCTTTTTATCTTTCTGTTATGTCGGTCACTACAGTTGGCTATGGGGATAGAGCATTTAAGACATTGCCTGGTAGGATTTTTGCTGCTATTTGGTTGCTTGTTTCCACTCTGGCTGTTGCTCGAGCGTTTCTGTATTTGGCTGAGGCTAGAGTGGATAAGAGGCATAGGACAATGGCGAAGTGGGTGCTTGGACAGGACATGACTGTCTCGGAGTTTCTTGCCGCTGATATTGACAACAATGGTTTTGTGAG CAAATCCGAGTTTGTGATATACAAGCTCAAGGAGATGGGGAAGGTATCAGAAAAAGACATCATGCAGATCAGCGAGAAGTTCGATAGGCTAGATGCTGGCAACTGTGGGAAGATAACTCTTGCTGATCTTATGGAGCATCATCATTAA
- the LOC108486785 gene encoding two-pore potassium channel 3 isoform X2, with translation MENDPLLLYASPRKKPTPPTPLFPLPEHDEVSLPVSLTPSELKDRLIFGPSPPPSSFSPIDSSPIFDALASSLQSPRPSSSSSPPQDTVVNLQDPLLQPTQLNSPTPAPASWLIDPDFIWEKSNLHRSKTAPAMAVLNDVIRSSIPKPQLGSQSIVRQAFVLLVLYLTLGVVIFWFNRHNFLGNETHPVVDALYFCIVTMCTIGYGDIIPNSVATKLFSILFVLVGFGFIDILLSGMVSYVLDLQESYLLRTVEHEGQKKDSARSYIIDVKKGRMRIRMKVGLALGVVVLCIGIGVGVMHFVERLGWLDAFYLSVMSVTTVGYGDRAFKTLPGRIFAAIWLLVSTLAVARAFLYLAEARVDKRHRTMAKWVLGQDMTVSEFLAADIDNNGFVRLLLSSAVHSCFWMLLIGQIRVCDIQAQGDGEGIRKRHHADQREVR, from the exons ATGGAAAATGATCCTTTGCTTCTGTATGCAAGTCCCCGGAAGAAACCAACGCCGCCCACACCTCTCTTTCCCCTCCCTGAACACGATGAAGTCTCTCTCCCTGTCTCTTTAACTCCATCTGAGCTTAAAGATAGACTCATCTTTggtccttctcctcctccttcttCCTTTTCTCCCATTGATTCTTCTCCCATCTTTGATGCCTTAGCTTCATCTCTTCAATCCCCCcgaccttcttcttcttcttctcctcctcaAGACACTGTTGTAAATCTCCAAGACCCTCTTTTGCAGCCAACCCAACTTAATTCACCCACTCCAGCACCAGCTTCATGGTTAATTGACCCAGATTTCATATGGGAAAAATCCAATCTTCACAGGTCCAAAACGGCACCTGCCATGGCTGTTTTAAATGATGTCATCCGCTCTTCAATTCCCAAACCTCAACTGGGGTCTCAATCCATTGTAAGACAAGCTTTTGTGCTTTTAGTCTTGTATTTAACTTTGGGTGTTGTTATCTTTTGGTTTAATAGGCATAATTTCTTGGGTAATGAAACTCACCCGGTTGTCGATGCATTGTATTTTTGTATTGTGACAATGTGCACAATTGGATACGGTGATATTATCCCTAATAGTGTGGCAACCAAGTTGTTTTCAATATTATTTGTGTTGGTCGGATTCGGTTTTATTGATATTTTGCTTAGTGGGATGGTTAGCTATGTACTTGATTTGCAGGAGAGTTATTTGTTGAGAACTGTTGAACATGAGGGTCAAAAGAAGGACTCTGCGAGATCTTATATAATTGATGTCAAAAAGGGGAGGATGAGGATAAGAATGAAGGTGGGATTGGCATTAGGAGTTGTGGTTCTTTGTATTGGAATTGGTGTTGGTGTTATGCATTTTGTTGAGAGGCTTGGGTGGTTGGATGCTTTTTATCTTTCTGTTATGTCGGTCACTACAGTTGGCTATGGGGATAGAGCATTTAAGACATTGCCTGGTAGGATTTTTGCTGCTATTTGGTTGCTTGTTTCCACTCTGGCTGTTGCTCGAGCGTTTCTGTATTTGGCTGAGGCTAGAGTGGATAAGAGGCATAGGACAATGGCGAAGTGGGTGCTTGGACAGGACATGACTGTCTCGGAGTTTCTTGCCGCTGATATTGACAACAATGGTTTTGTGAG GTTATTATTATCAAGTGCAGTGCATAGTTGCTTCTGGATGCTTCTAATAGGG CAAATCCGAGTTTGTGATATACAAGCTCAAGGAGATGGGGAAGGTATCAGAAAAAGACATCATGCAGATCAGCGAGAAGTTCGATAG